The following coding sequences are from one Roseburia hominis A2-183 window:
- a CDS encoding Gfo/Idh/MocA family protein, with product MKVGIIGCGKIAQVRHIPEYLENPDVEIVGYYDWNADRAAELAAQFGGKAYSTEDELLADKEMDAVSVCVANNAHAKVTIKALNAGKHVLCEKPMAVTLEECMDMVKAADENGKYLMIGQNQRFAKAHVKAKELISEGVIGDVITFKTTFGHGGPETWGIDGAKNTWFFDKSRSVMGAMADLGVHKTDLIQFLLDSRVIETTAHITTLDKKDAQGNLIGVDDNAICIYKMENGVVGTMTASWTYYGEEDNSTILYGTEGIMKIYDDPVYSIKVITRGGEKILYDIDKIQTNDNQTKSGIIDSFVEAVVNNHEPEVSGRDVLNAMKAIFASLESAKEKKTIMIQ from the coding sequence ATGAAGGTTGGAATAATCGGGTGTGGAAAAATTGCACAGGTTAGACATATTCCGGAATACCTGGAAAATCCGGATGTAGAAATTGTTGGATATTATGACTGGAATGCTGACCGGGCAGCAGAACTGGCAGCGCAATTTGGCGGCAAGGCATATAGCACGGAGGATGAACTTCTGGCAGACAAGGAGATGGATGCTGTCAGTGTCTGTGTGGCAAATAACGCACATGCAAAAGTTACGATCAAGGCGTTGAATGCTGGAAAGCATGTCCTTTGTGAGAAACCGATGGCAGTAACGCTGGAGGAATGCATGGACATGGTAAAAGCTGCGGATGAAAACGGGAAATATCTGATGATAGGGCAGAACCAGAGATTTGCAAAAGCACATGTAAAGGCGAAAGAGTTAATCTCTGAGGGAGTAATCGGAGACGTAATTACTTTTAAGACGACATTCGGACATGGCGGTCCGGAGACATGGGGAATTGACGGTGCGAAGAACACATGGTTTTTTGACAAATCGCGTTCCGTTATGGGAGCAATGGCAGACCTTGGGGTTCATAAGACGGATCTGATACAGTTTCTGCTTGATTCGAGAGTCATTGAAACAACAGCGCATATAACAACGCTTGACAAGAAGGACGCGCAGGGAAATCTGATCGGTGTGGATGACAATGCAATCTGCATCTATAAGATGGAGAACGGAGTGGTTGGAACCATGACGGCAAGCTGGACTTATTACGGGGAAGAGGATAATTCAACAATTCTTTACGGAACAGAAGGAATTATGAAAATATATGATGATCCGGTTTACTCTATTAAAGTCATCACACGCGGCGGTGAGAAAATTCTATACGACATAGACAAAATTCAAACCAACGATAATCAGACGAAGTCCGGAATCATTGATTCTTTTGTGGAAGCAGTGGTAAATAATCATGAACCTGAAGTGAGCGGAAGGGATGTGCTGAATGCAATGAAAGCAATATTCGCAAGCCTGGAATCTGCAAAAGAGAAAAAAACAATCATGATTCAATAG